The Actinotalea sp. JY-7876 sequence GTCGCGAGCACCTCGCTCGGGTCGGCGCCGGACGCGAGCGACTGGGCGTAGTTCTGCAGCGGGATGGACTGCGGCACGAGCTGCGACGCACCCAGGTAGAAGGCCGCCCGGTCGTAGTACTCCTTGAGCTCGACGAGCGTCTCGTCGGTCACCTCGGCCGCGTCCTGCGTCACGCCGAAGCCCAGCGCCTGGGCGTTGTAGGCGTCGATGACCTCGGGCTGCATGAGGAACGCGAGGAACTCGCGAGCCGCCTCCTTCTTCGGCGAGGCCTCCGGGATCCACAGGGCGAGGTCGATGTTGACCCGGACCTTGCGGTCCGCCGGGTCGTCCGTCATCGGCAGGGGGAAGGACCCGACGTTCTTGTCCGGGTTGGTCTTGGCGATCTCGCTCAGGGCCCACGGCCCCTGGAGGTACATCGCGGCCTCACCGTTGGCGAAGGCGACGTTGCCGTCGCCGTAGCTCCGGCTGGCCGCGTCGGTGTTCGAGTGCTCGACCAGCACCGCCATGTGCTCGACCGGCTCGAGGAACTGCTGCTGGAAGGCGACGTCGGACGCCGGCCCGACGTCGTCGCCCTGCTCCTTGAGCCGGGCGAAGAAGTCGGTGGTGTCCAGCATGCCGCCGACGGCGTAGTCGAAGTGCCCCTGGGCGATCGTCCACGGGTCCTTGAACGTGCTGTAGATCGGGGTCACCCCCGCGGCCGTGAGCGCGTCGCACAGCGCGGTGAACTCGGCCCAGGTGGTCGGCGGCACGAGGCCGTTCGCCTCGAAGAGGTCCCGGTCGTACAGCACCGCCGCGGCCATGAGCGAGTACGGGATCACGCTGGTGCGGTCCGGGTACGTCGCCGTGACGTCGATCAAGGGCTGGAGGTCCTCGCG is a genomic window containing:
- a CDS encoding ABC transporter substrate-binding protein, whose protein sequence is MSSPQRLGSRGLSRRTFLHGLGLAGATAALASCAPASSRGVTEIVFYQSKPEVIGYFDELIEQFHQSQSRVRVRHDATSNLAGSFVRESPPDIGCLNYNFEVSRYVERGALSDLGDMPEAGRIREDLQPLIDVTATYPDRTSVIPYSLMAAAVLYDRDLFEANGLVPPTTWAEFTALCDALTAAGVTPIYSTFKDPWTIAQGHFDYAVGGMLDTTDFFARLKEQGDDVGPASDVAFQQQFLEPVEHMAVLVEHSNTDAASRSYGDGNVAFANGEAAMYLQGPWALSEIAKTNPDKNVGSFPLPMTDDPADRKVRVNIDLALWIPEASPKKEAAREFLAFLMQPEVIDAYNAQALGFGVTQDAAEVTDETLVELKEYYDRAAFYLGASQLVPQSIPLQNYAQSLASGADPSEVLATLDADWARLAFRT